From the genome of Pelobacter propionicus DSM 2379, one region includes:
- the frr gene encoding ribosome recycling factor yields the protein MPKTVLSDMKTHMEKTVAVLKAEFQKVRTGRASTAILDSVKMDYYGNPTPISQIATLAIPEPRMITITPWEAKQISVIEKAIFNANIGLTPSNDGKSIRLSLPPLTEERRREIVKDLKKMAEDNRVALRNIRRDAIDRLKKLEKDKSITEDELKKYEKEVQDNTKSFEIKIDEAMTNKEKEVMEV from the coding sequence ATGCCCAAAACCGTACTCAGCGACATGAAAACCCATATGGAAAAGACCGTCGCGGTTCTCAAGGCCGAATTCCAGAAGGTCCGCACCGGCCGCGCCTCCACCGCCATCCTGGACAGCGTCAAGATGGACTACTACGGCAACCCCACCCCCATCAGCCAGATAGCCACCCTGGCCATTCCCGAGCCGCGCATGATTACCATCACCCCCTGGGAGGCCAAACAGATTTCAGTCATTGAAAAGGCCATCTTCAACGCCAACATCGGCCTTACCCCCTCCAACGACGGCAAGAGCATCCGCCTCAGTCTCCCCCCCCTGACCGAAGAGCGGCGCCGGGAGATCGTCAAGGATTTGAAGAAGATGGCCGAGGACAACAGGGTCGCCCTGCGCAATATCCGCCGCGACGCCATCGACCGCCTGAAAAAGCTGGAAAAGGATAAGAGCATCACCGAGGACGAGCTGAAGAAGTATGAAAAAGAGGTTCAGGACAACACCAAGAGCTTCGAGATCAAAATCGACGAGGCAATGACCAACAAGGAAAAAGAGGTCATGGAGGTTTGA
- the rseP gene encoding RIP metalloprotease RseP, whose product MTVIYAIIALGVLIFVHELGHFIFAKLFNVKVEKFSLGFGPKLFGRQIGETEYLLSAFPLGGYVKMFGEGGFIEGGETHHQQDPEESPAQREYTDEEKRRSFAHKPPLARIAIVLAGPIFNLLFAWLAFMLLCTLGVPTITTRIGEVLKDKPAARAGIMKDDLITAVDGQAVYRWEEFASSIAESKGKPINLSVKRKDKELSFTITPAPRVAKNVFGENVNGYAIGVASAGEIVTEYYDPLQAVVKGTKQTFVVIDLTITSLIKLAQRIVPLDTVGGPIMIAKMAGEQASAGGASFLAFMALLSINLGILNLLPVPVLDGGHLIFYIWELVFRRPVRQQVREYAQQIGMALLLGLMLLAFYNDIVRYFVGQG is encoded by the coding sequence ATGACGGTCATCTATGCCATAATCGCACTCGGTGTCCTAATTTTCGTCCACGAGTTGGGACATTTCATCTTCGCCAAGCTGTTCAACGTCAAGGTGGAGAAGTTTTCTCTTGGCTTCGGCCCCAAGCTGTTCGGCAGACAGATCGGCGAGACAGAGTATCTGCTCTCGGCGTTCCCCCTGGGCGGCTACGTCAAGATGTTCGGCGAAGGGGGCTTCATCGAGGGGGGGGAGACCCACCACCAGCAGGACCCGGAAGAGTCGCCCGCGCAACGGGAATATACCGACGAGGAGAAGCGGCGTTCCTTTGCCCATAAACCGCCCCTGGCACGCATCGCCATCGTCTTGGCCGGCCCGATCTTCAACCTGCTCTTCGCCTGGCTGGCGTTCATGCTGCTCTGCACGCTGGGGGTTCCCACCATCACCACCAGGATCGGCGAGGTGCTCAAGGACAAGCCGGCGGCCAGGGCCGGCATCATGAAGGACGACCTGATCACCGCCGTAGATGGGCAGGCGGTTTACCGCTGGGAGGAGTTCGCCTCCAGCATCGCGGAGAGCAAGGGCAAACCGATCAACCTGTCGGTGAAGCGCAAGGACAAGGAGCTGAGCTTCACCATCACCCCGGCGCCACGGGTGGCCAAGAACGTCTTCGGCGAGAATGTCAACGGCTATGCCATCGGCGTGGCGTCGGCGGGCGAGATCGTCACCGAGTACTACGACCCGCTTCAGGCGGTGGTCAAGGGAACCAAGCAGACCTTTGTGGTCATCGACCTGACCATCACCTCGCTGATCAAGCTTGCCCAGCGCATCGTGCCGCTGGATACGGTGGGAGGGCCGATCATGATCGCCAAGATGGCCGGCGAGCAGGCCTCGGCCGGCGGCGCCAGCTTCCTGGCTTTCATGGCCCTGCTCTCCATCAACCTGGGCATTCTCAACCTGCTGCCGGTTCCGGTCCTGGACGGCGGCCACCTGATCTTCTACATCTGGGAACTGGTCTTCCGCAGGCCGGTCAGGCAGCAGGTTCGGGAATACGCCCAGCAGATCGGCATGGCGCTCCTGCTCGGCCTGATGCTCTTGGCCTTCTACAACGACATCGTCCGTTATTTCGTCGGCCAGGGGTAA
- a CDS encoding isoprenyl transferase produces MRELDPERLPVHLAIIMDGNGRWAQQRMLKRIVGHQRGAETVNMVVEHAWRLGIQYLTLFAFSSENWSRPAIEVRALMSLLKKYIRKETARMMRKNIRYNVIGNRSDLPVDVNETLDEAIKQTSVNTGMTLTLALSYGGRQELSMAARRLACDVRDGKITPDDISVENFGTYLDTGGLPDPDFLIRTSGEMRISNFLLWQLAYTELYFTETNWPDFTINEFNKALIDFQSRERRFGKTSDQISPRNKPSNA; encoded by the coding sequence ATGCGCGAGCTCGACCCTGAACGGCTCCCCGTCCATCTGGCAATCATCATGGATGGCAACGGACGCTGGGCCCAGCAGCGCATGCTCAAACGCATCGTCGGCCACCAGCGGGGCGCCGAGACGGTCAACATGGTTGTGGAACATGCCTGGCGCCTGGGCATACAATACCTGACCCTGTTCGCCTTCTCCTCCGAGAACTGGTCCCGGCCGGCAATCGAGGTGCGCGCCCTCATGTCCCTGCTGAAGAAGTACATCCGCAAGGAGACGGCGCGCATGATGCGCAAGAACATCCGCTACAATGTCATCGGCAACCGCAGCGACCTTCCCGTCGATGTCAACGAGACACTGGATGAGGCCATCAAGCAGACCTCGGTCAATACCGGCATGACGCTCACCCTGGCGCTCTCCTACGGCGGGCGCCAGGAACTGAGCATGGCTGCCCGCCGCCTCGCATGCGACGTCCGTGACGGGAAAATAACCCCCGATGACATTTCGGTGGAAAACTTCGGCACCTATCTGGATACGGGCGGCCTGCCGGACCCGGATTTTCTGATCCGCACCAGCGGCGAGATGCGCATCAGCAATTTCCTGCTCTGGCAACTGGCCTATACCGAGCTCTACTTTACCGAAACGAACTGGCCCGACTTCACCATCAACGAGTTCAACAAGGCCCTGATCGATTTTCAGTCCCGTGAACGCCGCTTCGGCAAGACCAGCGACCAGATCTCCCCGAGGAACAAGCCATCAAACGCCTGA
- the tsf gene encoding translation elongation factor Ts, with protein sequence MAITAAQINELRKATGAGMLDCKKALEQNDGDFEKSVDYLRTKGLAAAAKKSSRAATEGMVAAFVSDDLKSGVLLEINSETDFVAKNDLFKAFVNNIGQHILSTSPADRDAMLAQPYSGDPSKTVQSYLNESISVIGENIQIRRFSRFDVQGDGCIGAYIHAGGKIGVMVQVESPAVTSANQETITTLVKDVAMHSAAAAPRYVTREQVPADVLEREKDIYRAKARETGKPDNIIEKIIVGQINKFYGDICLNEQVYVKDTDKTIPQVLKEASAAAGGTIGISRFERFVLGEGLEKKESDFAAEVAAAAGLK encoded by the coding sequence ATGGCAATTACAGCTGCCCAAATCAATGAACTGAGAAAAGCTACCGGAGCCGGTATGCTCGACTGCAAGAAAGCCCTGGAACAGAACGACGGCGATTTCGAGAAATCCGTCGACTACCTGCGTACCAAGGGACTGGCCGCGGCAGCCAAGAAATCCAGCCGCGCCGCCACCGAGGGAATGGTGGCAGCCTTCGTGTCCGACGACCTGAAGAGCGGCGTGCTGCTGGAAATCAACAGCGAAACCGATTTTGTCGCCAAAAACGATCTCTTCAAGGCTTTTGTGAACAATATCGGCCAGCACATCCTGTCCACCTCCCCCGCCGACCGCGACGCCATGCTGGCGCAGCCCTACAGCGGTGATCCCTCCAAGACCGTACAGAGCTACCTGAACGAATCCATTTCGGTCATTGGCGAGAACATCCAGATCCGCCGCTTCTCCCGCTTCGATGTCCAGGGCGATGGCTGCATCGGTGCCTACATCCACGCCGGCGGCAAGATTGGCGTCATGGTGCAGGTGGAGAGCCCGGCTGTCACCTCCGCCAACCAGGAGACCATCACCACCCTGGTGAAGGATGTCGCCATGCACTCGGCGGCAGCCGCGCCCCGTTACGTCACCCGCGAGCAGGTACCTGCCGACGTCCTGGAGCGCGAGAAGGACATCTACCGCGCCAAGGCACGGGAGACCGGCAAACCGGATAACATCATCGAAAAGATCATTGTCGGCCAGATCAATAAGTTCTACGGTGACATCTGCCTCAACGAGCAGGTCTACGTAAAGGATACCGACAAGACCATTCCCCAGGTACTCAAGGAAGCCTCAGCCGCGGCGGGCGGAACCATCGGCATCAGTCGATTCGAGCGCTTCGTGCTTGGCGAGGGTCTGGAGAAGAAGGAATCGGATTTTGCCGCCGAGGTGGCGGCAGCGGCCGGCCTCAAATAG
- the pyrH gene encoding UMP kinase encodes MSRPKFTRVLLKLSGESLAGSQGYGIDPKTITTIAREIKEVVQQGVQLALVIGGGNIFRGLAASSQGMDRAGADNMGMLATMINSLAMQDALEKIGVATRVQSAIVMQQVAEPYIRRRAIRHLEKGRVVIFGAGTGNPYFTTDTAASLRAMEISAQAILKGTKVDGVYTADPKKDATATKLPRLAYIDVLKRGLQVMDATATSLCMDNNLPIIVFDLTTEGNIIKVINGEEIGTIVQGE; translated from the coding sequence ATGAGCAGGCCGAAATTCACCAGGGTATTGCTGAAGCTGTCGGGCGAGTCCCTTGCCGGCAGCCAGGGATATGGTATCGACCCAAAAACAATCACCACCATCGCCAGGGAAATCAAGGAAGTGGTTCAGCAGGGGGTGCAGCTTGCCCTGGTCATCGGCGGCGGCAACATCTTCCGCGGCCTGGCGGCATCCTCCCAGGGAATGGACCGCGCCGGCGCCGACAACATGGGCATGCTGGCCACCATGATCAACTCCCTGGCCATGCAGGATGCCCTGGAGAAAATTGGCGTCGCCACCCGCGTCCAGTCGGCCATCGTCATGCAGCAGGTCGCCGAACCGTACATCCGCCGCCGGGCCATCCGCCACCTGGAGAAGGGGCGCGTGGTCATCTTCGGCGCCGGCACCGGCAACCCCTACTTCACCACCGATACCGCCGCCAGCCTGCGGGCCATGGAGATCAGCGCCCAGGCCATCCTCAAGGGGACCAAGGTGGACGGCGTCTATACGGCCGATCCGAAAAAAGACGCCACCGCCACCAAACTGCCCCGGCTTGCCTACATCGATGTCCTCAAACGGGGACTGCAGGTGATGGACGCCACCGCCACATCGCTCTGCATGGACAACAACCTGCCGATCATCGTCTTCGATCTGACAACCGAGGGCAACATCATCAAGGTTATCAACGGCGAAGAGATCGGCACCATCGTACAAGGAGAATGA
- a CDS encoding phosphatidate cytidylyltransferase, whose protein sequence is MVILTITHGGPLLFTGLIGIVAAIAMLEFYRMALPERLMESRLAALCGGLMVFVPLVGDGGAALPSLVAALLLFFLLFLFRIQNIADAARDVSYAALAFAYIPLLLMHLVMLRQTTYGVQWLVVVMLIVMSNDSLAYYSGRALGRHRLYKLVSPNKSIEGAIGGVVGSILGTLLARFTFFPQLSLTDALLTAVFIGILGQTGDLFESLLKRSFGVKDSGTIFPGHGGILDRLDSIIFAAPATYYYATYFFKG, encoded by the coding sequence GTGGTCATCCTGACCATTACCCACGGAGGGCCGCTGCTCTTTACCGGACTGATCGGCATCGTAGCCGCCATCGCCATGCTGGAGTTCTACCGCATGGCACTGCCCGAACGCCTGATGGAATCGCGCCTGGCTGCCCTCTGCGGTGGCCTGATGGTCTTTGTCCCGCTGGTCGGAGACGGAGGAGCGGCCCTGCCCAGCCTCGTGGCAGCGCTTCTGCTCTTCTTCCTGCTGTTCCTCTTCCGCATCCAGAACATCGCCGATGCGGCCCGGGACGTGTCCTACGCCGCCCTGGCCTTCGCCTACATCCCGCTCCTGCTGATGCATCTGGTCATGCTGCGCCAGACGACCTACGGGGTGCAGTGGCTGGTGGTGGTGATGCTGATCGTCATGAGCAACGACTCCCTGGCCTACTACAGCGGCAGAGCTTTGGGAAGGCACCGTCTCTACAAGCTGGTGAGCCCCAACAAGAGCATCGAGGGGGCGATCGGTGGTGTAGTGGGGAGCATCCTGGGCACCCTGCTGGCACGCTTCACCTTTTTCCCGCAACTCTCCCTGACTGACGCCTTGCTGACCGCGGTGTTCATCGGCATCCTGGGCCAGACCGGTGACCTGTTCGAATCACTGCTCAAGCGAAGTTTCGGCGTCAAGGATTCCGGGACCATCTTCCCCGGCCACGGCGGAATCCTGGACCGCCTGGACAGCATCATCTTCGCCGCGCCTGCCACCTACTACTACGCAACCTACTTTTTCAAGGGATAG
- a CDS encoding 1-deoxy-D-xylulose-5-phosphate reductoisomerase — MKQLSILGSTGSIGVSTLEIVAAHPDRFRVSALTAGKNLELLARQIRQFSPRIAAVAAKEDVPRLAQLCDGLEVKIVGGVEGLIEAATADETDMVVAAIVGAAGLVPTAAAIRAGKDIALANKETLVTAGHLFMEMVSSHGVKLYPVDSEHSAIFQSLEGHRSDDISKIILTASGGPFLNTSLEQLAGVTVGDALNHPNWSMGRKITIDSATMMNKGLEVIEARWLFDAPMEKIHINIHPQSIIHSMVEYIDGCVIAQLGMPDMKAPIAYALSYPERVATGIKPLDLTTLTGLTFFKPDLEKFRCLGLAYRAMADGESMPAVMNAANEIAVDAFLEGRIAFLQIARVIEETMDSHIPHDLKSIAEVLQADQWGRDTARDICRRLSN, encoded by the coding sequence ATGAAACAGCTTTCAATACTTGGTTCCACCGGTTCCATCGGCGTCAGCACCCTGGAGATCGTTGCCGCCCACCCGGACCGGTTCCGGGTCAGCGCCCTGACCGCCGGAAAAAACCTGGAACTTTTGGCCCGCCAGATCAGACAGTTCTCTCCCCGCATCGCCGCCGTCGCAGCCAAGGAGGATGTTCCCCGCCTGGCCCAGCTCTGCGACGGCCTGGAGGTGAAGATCGTCGGAGGGGTGGAAGGGCTGATCGAGGCCGCAACAGCCGATGAAACGGACATGGTGGTGGCGGCCATTGTTGGCGCGGCCGGACTGGTTCCCACGGCAGCCGCCATCCGCGCCGGCAAGGATATCGCCCTGGCCAACAAGGAGACCCTGGTCACCGCCGGGCACCTGTTCATGGAGATGGTCAGCAGCCACGGCGTCAAGCTCTACCCGGTGGACAGCGAGCACAGCGCCATCTTCCAGTCCCTGGAGGGGCATCGCAGCGATGACATCAGCAAGATCATCCTCACCGCCTCGGGCGGACCGTTTTTAAACACATCCCTGGAGCAGCTGGCCGGCGTCACGGTGGGCGATGCCCTCAACCATCCCAACTGGAGCATGGGGAGAAAGATCACCATCGACTCGGCAACCATGATGAACAAGGGCCTGGAGGTCATCGAGGCCCGCTGGCTCTTCGACGCGCCGATGGAGAAAATCCATATCAACATCCATCCCCAAAGCATCATCCACTCCATGGTGGAGTACATCGACGGCTGCGTCATCGCCCAGCTGGGCATGCCGGACATGAAAGCGCCCATCGCCTACGCCCTCTCCTACCCCGAGCGGGTCGCCACCGGCATCAAGCCGCTGGACCTGACCACCCTCACGGGACTCACCTTCTTCAAACCGGACCTGGAGAAATTCCGCTGCCTGGGGCTGGCCTACCGCGCCATGGCCGACGGAGAGAGCATGCCGGCGGTCATGAACGCGGCCAACGAGATCGCCGTGGATGCCTTCCTGGAGGGGCGCATCGCTTTCCTGCAGATCGCCCGGGTGATCGAGGAGACCATGGACAGCCACATTCCTCACGATCTGAAGTCCATAGCAGAGGTGCTTCAGGCCGATCAGTGGGGCCGCGACACGGCCCGTGACATCTGCAGGAGGCTCTCGAACTGA